The window gataggATTGAGGGCGGGAGTGGAGGCGGGGAGGTCCTGGAAAGCTGGGGCCTAGGGCATGGAGACTAAACATGTCTCCGCCTCGTTCTCATGCCTTCATCCAACTCAAGTCAATGAGTGAATTTGTGCGTGCTTAAAATTTTGGCCAAATTAATGACATCTTTTTTTAAAGTCAGCACTAATTCCTCTTATAGGACCCTTGGTGAAATTTGTAATGTGCTTTAAACAATTAAGAAAGTTATTGTAGGCCTTAAAAAGGAGTATCGTGcgaaattttattaaactatAGGGGATATAGGTGTAATTTTCTCTAGAATTTTTATGCCGAATGGATGGGGCATGTGATGGAATGGTGATTTTGGTGACAATTGAAACTTTATTTGCTTAGCGACCACAACAATGCAATTATTGGTACGGCATGATGCGCAGCTGAGAATCATCCTTTGATCTCTGGATGTGACCCATTGGAAGATGGCAGGCATATATTGCTTGATTAATTGGCTTGAGGAGGTGATTCTAGGTCTTCTTTCTTGGTTCATTATTTTTGGTTGGTTGGcgattgtgtgtgtgtgaataggttttactttattttctacAGTTTAGGTAAAACTTTTTTCGTTGGATTATTATTATGATGGAGCAAGTCCTGCTGTAATTTGGCCTTGGACACAGTCACGAGAAGTTGCTAAGAGGTCAACATGCAACACCAGAGAGAACTCGCACATCAATTTGTAGATGGTTGGTTCCGCTCCGTTCCGTAAGGTTTATTTGTTACTAGTCGTTGAATTGCAAAACAACTAATTTACCATCCCCgctcccccccaaaaaaaataaaaattaacaaaagacaaaacaaaCTTGTGTTTTTGGTGGTCGGTATCCATTCCATGGAACTTCTTCCTAATTGTTTTTGTTAGTATGTTTCATGGTAAAACAGGACTACGGCGTAGGTTTTTCATCTTATATAAAACCGAGAACAGGCATTCACATAGTAAAACGTAAAAACCTTACATGTGAAGTTATTCTTTGCGTTGAGGTAGTTGCTACGGCGCTTTCCTTGTTTTTGAACACAAACATTACTTGTACAGGCCTCACAGTTAGGTGCACCATTTATTCTTATAaacaaaagagataaaataaatactaaaatgaaTGATAAGAGTGGCAGATGAATGTTGTTTTTTCTACTGGTTTGATCGTgcttttaaattcttttattttagaccATGTGGttttattctttcaaatttttgaaGTCAACTAAAACGCGTCACTCCCTTGTTATCGATATGCATCAAACAACAAGATCTATGTCATGTGCTTAGGTTCATTGACTCCTATTTAGCTTGCAACTGAACCAATCGATGGAGACCAAGGAATAAAacttaggaataaaaaaagctataagcttattttttaaataagtgaagagttaaaaacttatttaattttaaactattgaaAATTCTATTCAAGATcaacttttgtatttaatatattttctaaaataattcataaatttctaaaagaaatttacttcattttatgttttatataaatatttattgaaaagttTGTTATAGTGTTGTTATTTAAACTTACAAAATAATCTAtggatttttaaattctttttactttactttaataaatttttatacgatttattaaaataagtttattttaataaaatttataattaaattaacgacataaatttttgtgtaataagaaatataaattaaatcatttagcCAAACACAAGCCAATAGTAAATTAGACTACATTAATTTTGAGGGTAAAGTACTTTCAATCATAATAATTTgtcgatttttaattatttagtcgCTAAGCAGGAGGAGAGgagaaaattaaattagggAGGAAAAGAGGTAGAGATTAGGGTTTGGTATTTTCCACATGAGAGGATTGGAGTGAAAGTGAGAAAATGGAGGAATCAGGATCAGGGGGTGTGTGGTGGTGTTGTTCCCCATTGAAGATGATAGTGGAGTCGCTAAGGATTATGAGCTGCAACAAAGTGGTGTTCGCATCCATCATGCTCCTCACCACCCTTCCTCTATCGACCCTGGTAATTTCCCAATCCATCTCCACCCACTCCCTCACCTCCCAAATCCAGCACCTGGAGGCCCTCGCACACTTCACCTCCACACGTTTCGAGGCCCGCCACGTCTGCCAAGAATCCCGCCACGAAGCCCTCTCCCTCCTCCGCATCAAGGCCCTCTTCTCCCTCCCCTCCTACCTCCTCTCCCTCGCCGCCGCCCTATCCTCCGTCCACTCCACCCTCCTCGCTCTCCACGCCACCGCCACCACCACCGCCGCTGCTGCCCTCCGCCACCACTCCGCGCGCCTTCTCGCCACCACCATCTTCGTCTACGCCATCCTCTTCGCCTTCTCCCCCCTCCCGCGCGTCCTCGCCTTCCTCGCCACCTCCGCCACCGCCAGGCTCCTCCTACTCGCCTCCGCCTCCGCCCTCGAGGTCTACCTCATGGCCGTGATGAGCGTCGCCCTCGTCGTCTCCGTCGCCGAAGAGAGGTTCGGCTGGGACGCCATTCGGGTCGGATTCGTTCTGATGGAGGGAGGCCGGTTCTGCGGGTGGGTCCTGTCGGGCTTGTTCGTGTTGGGCTCGAGCCTGATCGGGTCGAAGTTGGAACACTTGATGGACGGTCAGGATTCGATCGCGGTTAAGGATAAAGCGAGTCTGATAGTTTCGTACGGATTATTAGTGCTGTGGAGTTATGTTGTTATCACTGTGTTTTACTGTGACTGTAGAAAACGACATCCAATTAGGGAACACCAAGCAGATGATGATGACCTTCCACAACAACAACTATCTCTAATGTAATCTAATCTAATTCAACCTCATCACCTCTCAACTTAGTTTGCTTCTTtattcttcattctttaatttttcatggAACTCTTTAGGGATTTATTCTTAActaaattttttgtatattttatttttttaaataaatcttaagataaatattttttttaattaaactattgaacataaataattaaatacaaaatcaGTTTATAAGTCGAAATCTAAGTCCAATACTTCGAAATTAATGGACATTCTAACTTCCGTGAAAtcttaaaatagataaaaataaaacactagAAGCTATACTAAATCAATCTATTATTAAGGGTCAAGTAGTTAAAATTATATCTGTCCGGTATATctccataaaatataaaatcaattcatttaactattgaattgaatttttttaataaactaaataagtttataaatttttacgcaaattaaaattaattgatatcttATTAcactatgaaataaaataaaaaaatttgaaatataaactatcaataaaaaatttctatgatgaaaaaatatttttgtaaaatcaaatattaataaaaagtgaAAGTGGATACAAAAATGATGTAGCAGTAGCTTGTAAtagtaaaatttgattttgtaattCGATAGAAAAATGTAATGTATTAATTAAAGTTGGAAAGTTAGAAAAGAAATGGTGGATAAAGACGTGTAGCAATTCTAGCGCCAACCAACGCTCACTTGGTTTCCTTCAACGCTCATCACCGCTCTTCCTCTCCCACTCTCGCAAAGTAACTTCacttcttttcctcttttcattGTTTATGTTTTCCTCCAAAACAGAtttcatctttctctctctcccccTTCGTATAAGTTCTTTCACTCTACCTCAAATTCATTCTTATATCGAATCGAACTTTTCAAATTCTAATTTATGCGTTGACTTTGTGTTTGGGAACGGGAGCTTCTCCTACAACTATCTTACTTGCTTCCAAATtaggttatgagaaaatttgttTAACCCAATCAAAACTGTTAGGAATTGCTATgctttttaatgaaattaaactcttattttGAGGTTTTAAGAATACTGTCAAGGATTTGGAGGATTGCAACTGCTAACTGTCTTGGAGATTTCATTATCTTAATGAGTAACATAGCATGAGTGCTTTCAGTCTATTTACATATTCTAATTACTTGTTGGATTTTCTCCATGCTTGAAGGAGAATCTGCCCAACAAACCTGTGGGATGAGAACTTTGTTTTGCCATTGCTGTTTAATGAGATTATACTCCTTGTTTTAGGTGGGGATGGTGAAAAGGGCAGGATGCAAGCATAGTTGCCAATAGAACCCGAGGTCAAACATTTCAAGTCTTGGTAAATCCTAATTATGCATCAAGTGAAGATTTCCTTGTTCCAAGTGTGTTGTTTATTATCGgtttaaaataacttataaaactATTCAGATgggatgcttcttttttattttgaatttatgatGGGAACTTTCAAGTTATAGGAACGATCTCCTCTAATGGTCATCAGTTTGTGTTGCTTTCATGCATTTCGTACATATACTATATTCTATGGTTCTATCTTATGGTCTACACATGTAGTGACATAAAAATACAAACAGAGGTagtaaattgaaaattcaaCCACGATAGCAGGGTATGGAAAAGGTAGAAAGTCTTATCACTGTGAGGAATGTCATCCTTGTGAAATCCGTGGGAGTTATAGCTATAAAAAGAATTGAGAAAGAGTAAATATAGTGAAGGAAAACCTACATTGCATATGCAAAATAGTCTACATTAGCTGAACCCAGTATAGTGAATGAATTATGACTTCTTAGTATACCTGAATCCTGATTACCTGATGTATGCTAAAGATAATTACTTCGTGtagagaaattgaaattaaaacctTATTCTCATGTTGAAAACATTCCTAAATCTTAATATGGTAATTACTTCTTGTGAGTTGTGACAATATCTGATGTCTCAATgttgttttataaaaatgataatcatTACCAGTTGCATGTATATAATTGAAATCTGGCTTCATTGCTGCCTTCTGGCTTTCTATGAGAAATAAGGGATGGTATCTTATTGTGACATAATATTTGATGAATTTCAATACTCTCTTGCTAAAACATTGTTTCTTTTGAATATTTAGCTTATGTTAATAAATCacgtttttcattttttttcctgggtGACATTTCTTTTTTGCTCCTAGAGTCTAAAATTATACCTTCTCTATTTGACATTTCAGTTTTTATCCATTTAATGAGGTCTacaacttttataatttatgttaaaaattatacagGTAGCTTCTTCAGGAAAGGAAGGTTCAAAAGATGATGTGGTCATGGTTGATCCTGTGGAAGCCAAGCGATTGGCTGCCATACAAATGGAAAGAATTAAAGCAAAAGAGAAATTCAAGGTGAAAGCAGTCttatgtttgaatttgaatcaCATATTTGGGATTATTGTCTTTTATTATAGAATTATACAAGAagtttgaaagttatttttcttCCCTGAATCCCTGTAATTGTCAGTCAAGACAGAAGAAAACTGAGCATACTCTAATGAAATCTTGTTCCTCAATTCACTAAAAATTTGGCCAACTTAATGTTGTGACTGCAGAGAAGACATCAAATTGAGGCAATTAACGGAGCATGGGCAATATACATATATGGTGTCACTCAACATTAAGTTCACGATCATGACACTCAACACTTGATTATACTTTTCTAAAGTTCACGATCATGACACAAATTAGCATGGATCCTATTTTTTTAGAAGAGAAAAGACTATACACATTGTGTAATCTTAAGTTCATAATGATGGGAATAAGCGAGAATTTTCTCAGGCTAGATACGTGAAGAATATAGTTGAAAAATGACAAACATTAAGTAAAACCAATAAGGTGGAAAAGTGGTACAAAAGAAGCAGCTTCCTAGGAAAGAGGCATTGCTAAATTAAAACCAATAAGGTGGAAAAGTGGTTGCAAGCAAATGACTCGGTCCTCAACCTTATGAAaccaaaacatgtttttttttttaaaaaaattatttttcacaaatgCTAACTAGTGTCTTTGTAATATTTGTTGgttaagaattaaaagaataaagaaaaattattatgatacataaaattatgtttgtcataactttttttaCGTTCACCTATAATAttcatcataaatatttttttttaaattttcctaaaattatttgttagtaattctttttagttttttcaaaCTTCATCTTGTGCACAACTAACAACCCTTAAACGTGGTTAATTGCATCTCCAACGAAATTGTTAGAGTATTTCTTTCATctctaattataagattttttttagaaatttgtttgtttatttttataagactttttctaatttctagatactttaattattttattctctacatacttttatttgataattttctcttcaaatattaataaaaaataattaagtgtaTAGAGAGAtatgaaaaagataattttggtataataatacaaataattgatatatttaatgtgattgattaaattaattatttaaaaaaatataaattttaatgtgattaattaaattaattatttaaagaaatgaTTTCTGGTACAAAATATCCAACTGCCAACATTTATTTTCCTCAAATTTGTGAGATCAAGATGACTTTATCTAAATGGGTCAATTCCTCTAATgaagtgattaaaaaaatggcagaaaaaatgttacaaaaattTGATTCTTATTGGAGTGTTATTCATGTGATCATGAGAGTTGCTACTTTTTAGATCCAAGATACAAAATGGAGTTGCTTGAGTTTTACTTTGAATCAATTTATCCCATTGATTTTTTTCACAAGTTAATAGGATCCGAAACTTGTGTTATGATTTGGTTTCGAAATATCAAGCCAAAAAGCATCAAGATTCTATTAGTTCTTTTGAATCACCAGATGTGGTTAGTGATGAAAAGAGTAAATTGTGTGATTATGATAGATAcattcaaagaaagaaaaaggcaaGAACCTCAACTATGAAAGCGGAGTTAGATCATTACTTAGAGGAGGAAGTTTTACCAATAAGTTCAGATTTTGATATCTTAATGTGATGGAAATTGAATGAGTGAAAGTATCCAGCACTACAAGCAATTGCAAGGGATGTGTTAGTTATTCTGATCTTCACTATAACTTCTGAATTGACATTTAGTATTGGAGGTCAGATATTAACTCCTCATCGTAGCCGACTTTATTATACTACTTTAGAAGTTTTGATGTGTTCTAAAAGTTGGTTATGGAATCCAGAGAATGCAGGTAAAATTTTGAATGCTTATGTGATACTTTAtgaattacttatatttttaaaacttataacttgttatttattattttataattattatttataggttATAGATCAATTGAAGAATCAACTTTTACTGATGAGATTGAATCTGATGATGAAGGTATATTCACTTTTagttgttctaatttttttttaatatctttatacatatctaatttttcaaaatttttaaaatataagtggaTCTTTGGTCAGTAGCATTACTCAATGTTTTCAAGATTAGTAGACACTATTGTTGATCGGTAAAGTAATAACTATACTTATTTACTAATGTGATgtatgattttaatatttgaaacatctaaaatatgatgtttgattttataaataccAGGTTGAGCATTGAAGAAGAAATGTGATGACATCTTTGGTGAAGTTggtggttattttgatgatggacattattttcattttctagttaTTTCTAATTTGGTGTAATTTGAACtaatgaacatttgaattgtgTTGTTTCATATTTGAcgtattttatttaccttaaaaaattATGGAATCACGCTAGACAAATGTGTTAGtctttattgtatttattactagttaattttattttagaatttttacaatATTCATTTCTTAACGAATTTTGTAGACACATacgctataataaatttaatgatgCATAAGTAgttgaaaataaatgtttaacaatcaatttattttttcttaaattaaatttttaatattttttaaaaaaatttaattagaatcgGGTACGGATCGGGGTTGGGGATACCCGACGGGTAtgagaatgaaataaaaattttaaacccATCGGGCATCGAATACGGGTATGGAAACATGTTGAAAAGTCGGGATCAGAGATTGAGAAGATAATAACCGTCCCCGCCCCGCCTCATTGTCATGTCTAGACAAGTAATACAAgttctttctttctccctctcttgGAGGCTACCTAGACCACGAATCCTAGGCCCCCTGGTTCTGATATTAGTAACAGTATCTCTCTCTAAAGTATGAATCTTTAGGGAACAAATAAAGTTTGGTGTTAGGGAGGTGAAGCCAGCTTGCTAAGTGACATTATTATCATAGTTCCATgtaacattttgatttttcttttttaatttgtactCTTACTGTTTAGATCAATTTCTAAGCTTATACAGACTTAAGTTGCTATGAAAAATGTTTCGCAATTAATTgaatcttctttttttactaaacACTATTGAATCTTATTGATGACCGTAATGGTGTAAAGACATCCtttaattctaatgagtttctAAGATccaatttaacttaatttttattagttaaaataatacGTTGATCCTAGATAGACCTGGAACATCCAAACTCTTAACTCGCATTTCATATCACATGTATTGCTAATTTAACATCCGTATATGTACTTATGTAGGTTATAACAACCATCATCTCATTATCTGTCCTTACTAGAATTTCTCTTTTTCTGCTAAATACTAGAATTTCTCTTACAGTAAGGTATATTTGTCCATATTCTGTTACACTATTAAAACCATATCCAACTTGAGGGCTGGAGTATTTACAAAAGTCACCACTTCATTTTCTATGATTAGCTACTACTTGCAATAACAATTTACGAGAGAAACAATCCTTATATTAAACCTGAGCTTGTCATTTACGTCACCTTAAATTATAATCGTATTCAGAGAACATAAGCCAATTAGCAACCACCCAAAGCAATGTTTAATTGCTAGGAGAGTTACATGGAAATTAGCACAAAAAGTGAGAATGGAATTAAGGGATAAGAAGAAACTTAGACACAGTGCTCCTCTTCTTGTTTGAACCAATCTCGAATATGCTTTCCTTGCGTTTAAGTTCTAATTGGTTCGAACTTTCTTCGCACAACGCTATGATgtatttcatctttttctttttctctttcctttcctttttatctCATCTTTTAGCATATTGTTAAagcattatataattttaaaaaacaacgtAACCAACCAACCTAAAATTCAAGTCCTACCCATTCCAATTTGCCGAGGCTGAAAACTTCTACTTCTAGGTTGGCCTGTTAAAGGAACAATTTTCACCTAAAACCAAATACGTACTCAAACCCAAATAGTATATGATCCACTTATATCATATTTTACTGCAAAAATTTCCTCTTTTCTGGAAGGGACAAGGCAATAAACTTATCATAGATTAGGTTGTTGGAGTTGTAGGAAAGCATAATGTTTAGAAGAAAATACTTAATTGACCACTACGGATATGAacaaggaaaaacagaagacaTACAAATTCCTACCATTCTTCCACTAGTGGAATGCACTTTGTAAAATGGttgtgatatattttatttttttatttgtgttcgGCATGCAAGGACAGTACGAAGAAAAGTTAATTAGAATATTAGTTATAGAATACTATTAGTTATCCATGCGCCGTATATTTCAATaggttaaaatatctttttatattcttataaatatcaaaatatttaaaatatgttcctccagaattttgaatatatatatatatttttttttacaaaatatgtgATATTTTAACTCAGAGTTGAATTCAAGAGATCTAATCCTAGGTGTCAATGTTAATGGATCAACATGTTAAGTTCTAATTAACATGCGATAATGACCTAACATTAACATATAAAATCGGATCTTTTGAGTCTAATTCTGAATTAAAATATCACACATTTATGTTTTacgataataaaatatatattcaaaattttataaaaacaaatttcaaatatttcaatatttataataataataaaaaaacatattttaacctttCAAATATAAAGCGGAGCAGATCATATGTTGCACTTCATCACTCtgcttattttaattctttgttCAACTTAACGATAACTACAAATGATGAAGTTTGTCAATTTGTGTCTGGGGCTTTTGAAATTGTTTCCTCTGGATAAGGCTTGTGTAGCGTGGAAACAAGATTTTGAACATATATCAAAGTCTTTGTCAGAGTTGGCTTATCTCCCAAATTCCAAGCGCatgatatttctttttctttttcaatggcCAAAATCGAGCCTGTCCAAGGGGAACACGAAGGCCTAAAAGACAAAGAGGACTAAATATATATTACGTCCAAAAGCCCATAGATTAGTTAGTAATAATATTCTTTGGCATAAAACCATAAGAAAAGAGGGGAAAGAGCTGGATAGAAGGCCTTATACTTTGAATATTCCAGTCTTCCTAATATTCAAAAAGTTAATTTGTCTCAATTATCTAtgcattcaattaattaaacccGGAATTTGTTAGTACTAGATCGTGAACTTTTCTGCATAAATTGGAAAGAGACCTTGATTGGCTGGCCTACTCTAAGAAACCAATGTGGCGGAATTTTTTATTTGGCCATATTGAAAAAGTTGGCTGGctatcatatttaaaattagtttgttTTGTAGGCTACATGAAAAAATGTGATTTGAAAAATAGGTTTTTATCACCATGTTcttattttggttatttatgttatgtttatCGGGTATATAATTAACTGATATTATTAGTAAGGCATAGTTATTACAAACATACTAAAAATGGTTAGGCCCAaaatttggtttggtttttaaaatttgactatCTCTTCTACTTTCAACTTTTACCAGCCCCCTAAACGTGAACGATTTTAACCAACATTATTTCAACGTATCACATAATTTCCTGCACACGCAAACAAACATGTATGAGTATGACCTAGCAGTAGACTTGGGGCTGCTGGTGGAGAAATTAATCCCAActaataattcaataaaaacaaaaagcgCACTTACAGCGTGCCAATTgtcaaaaattaaagtaaaaaaattatatatatcatttctCAGCTTAGCTGGTCCACCTAATAATATTTCATACACGTATCAACTTAC of the Glycine max cultivar Williams 82 chromosome 13, Glycine_max_v4.0, whole genome shotgun sequence genome contains:
- the LOC100793253 gene encoding uncharacterized protein: MEESGSGGVWWCCSPLKMIVESLRIMSCNKVVFASIMLLTTLPLSTLVISQSISTHSLTSQIQHLEALAHFTSTRFEARHVCQESRHEALSLLRIKALFSLPSYLLSLAAALSSVHSTLLALHATATTTAAAALRHHSARLLATTIFVYAILFAFSPLPRVLAFLATSATARLLLLASASALEVYLMAVMSVALVVSVAEERFGWDAIRVGFVLMEGGRFCGWVLSGLFVLGSSLIGSKLEHLMDGQDSIAVKDKASLIVSYGLLVLWSYVVITVFYCDCRKRHPIREHQADDDDLPQQQLSLMWGW